In Rana temporaria chromosome 3, aRanTem1.1, whole genome shotgun sequence, a single window of DNA contains:
- the C3H5orf24 gene encoding UPF0461 protein C5orf24 homolog isoform X4 codes for MMRPVTNNNVTFCGSGKSSCLSQDSMRSVEQFGLYTTQQSKYSHTVSQKSISCQTQETINEAHLQTTTSRDLDTKSDLKKKKTLGRSGKRGRPSGTTKLAGYRTSTGRPLGTTKAAGFKTSPGRPLGTTKAAGYKVSPGRPPGSIKALSRLANLGYTSNNAAFPYPTALNRGLHSVVDTNIKHPVE; via the coding sequence ATGATGCGTCCTGTCACTAACAATAATGTGACTTTTTGTGGAAGTGGCAAATCTTCTTGCCTCAGCCAAGACAGCATGAGAAGTGTAGAACAGTTTGGCTTGTACACCACCCAGCAGAGCAAATACAGCCATACTGTCAGCCAAAAGTCCATCTCCTGTCAGACACAAGAAACTATAAATGAGGCACATTTGCAGACCACAACCAGCAGAGATCTGGACACAAAAAGTgatttaaagaaaaagaaaacccttGGGAGGTCTGGAAAGCGTGGAAGACCCTCTGGAACCACCAAACTGGCAGGATACCGAACCAGCACTGGGAGACCTCTGGGGACCACCAAAGCTGCCGGCTTTAAGACAAGTCCTGGCAGACCACTGGGCACAACCAAAGCCGCAGGATACAAAGTCAGCCCAGGGAGACCTCCAGGTAGCATTAAAGCTCTATCACGGCTTGCAAATCTAGGTTACACAAGTAACAATGCAGCTTTTCCTTACCCCACAGCACTTAACAGAGGACTCCATTCTGTTGTGGATACCAATATCAAACACCCTGTTGAGTAA
- the C3H5orf24 gene encoding UPF0461 protein C5orf24 homolog isoform X2 codes for MFRRQDLPGMHKMMRPVTNNNVTFCGSGKSSCLSQDSMRSVEQFGLYTTQQSKYSHTVSQKSISCQTQETINEAHLQTTTSRDLDTKSDLKKKKTLGRSGKRGRPSGTTKLAGYRTSTGRPLGTTKAAGFKTSPGRPLGTTKAAGYKVSPGRPPGSIKALSRLANLGYTSNNAAFPYPTALNRGLHSVVDTNIKHPVE; via the coding sequence AAAATGATGCGTCCTGTCACTAACAATAATGTGACTTTTTGTGGAAGTGGCAAATCTTCTTGCCTCAGCCAAGACAGCATGAGAAGTGTAGAACAGTTTGGCTTGTACACCACCCAGCAGAGCAAATACAGCCATACTGTCAGCCAAAAGTCCATCTCCTGTCAGACACAAGAAACTATAAATGAGGCACATTTGCAGACCACAACCAGCAGAGATCTGGACACAAAAAGTgatttaaagaaaaagaaaacccttGGGAGGTCTGGAAAGCGTGGAAGACCCTCTGGAACCACCAAACTGGCAGGATACCGAACCAGCACTGGGAGACCTCTGGGGACCACCAAAGCTGCCGGCTTTAAGACAAGTCCTGGCAGACCACTGGGCACAACCAAAGCCGCAGGATACAAAGTCAGCCCAGGGAGACCTCCAGGTAGCATTAAAGCTCTATCACGGCTTGCAAATCTAGGTTACACAAGTAACAATGCAGCTTTTCCTTACCCCACAGCACTTAACAGAGGACTCCATTCTGTTGTGGATACCAATATCAAACACCCTGTTGAGTAA